Proteins found in one Microbacterium sp. LWS13-1.2 genomic segment:
- the gltB gene encoding glutamate synthase large subunit: MYNPAFEKDACGLAMVATLRGEAGHDIIDLALTALRNLEHRGAIGSDAGTGDGAGILTQMPDAFLRAVAGFELPPVGEYAAGMVFLPRDADARAAQKTGIERIAASEGMTVLGWREVPTSDDHLGKLAFAARPVFEQVFVSHPASGDQPALSGIALDRRAYRLRTRARTELDAYFVSLSARTLGYKGMVTTLQLEPFYPDLQDERFASELAVVHSRYSTNTFPSWPLAQPLRMLAHNGEINTVNGNRNWMRARQSQLQSELLGDIRPLLPICTTGASDSASFDEVLELLTLTGRSLPHAIMMMVPEAYEKQADIDPKLRAFYEFHSMQMEPWDGPAALIFTDGTLVGATLDRNGLRPGRWTETTDGLIVIGSETGVLDFEPERIKRRGRLRPGRMFLVDTAQRRIIEDDEIKAQLAEQEPWQEWLDAGRVRLAELPEREHIVHPIASITRRQRTFGYTEEEVKILLTPMGQNGAEPLGAMGSDTPVAVLSERPRLLFDYFTQQFAQVTNPPLDSIREEVVTSLGLGLGPERNLLEWGAEHTRVVTLDFPVIDNDELAKIQHIDTALPGRTSVTIRGLYRVEAGHKGMKKRLEQMCQEVDQAIEDGAEFIVLSDRDSNKDLAPIPSLLMLAAVHHHLIRKETRMKCGLVVEAGDVREVHHVATLIGYGASAVNPYLAMETVEYLVRAGFITGISPEKAVKNLIYALGKGVLKIMSKMGISTVSSYAGAQVFEAVGLSQDFVDTYFTGTESKLGGVGLDVVAAENAARHTYAYPEDAAVRAHERLWTGGEYQWRRDGSPHLFNPDTVFRLQHSTRTRRYDIFREYTKLVDDQASELKTLRGLFALKTEGRTPVPIDEVESVSSIVKRFSTGAMSYGSISREAHETLAIAMNRIGGKSNTGEGGEDTDRLLDPERRSSIKQVASGRFGVTSLYLTQADDIQIKLAQGAKPGEGGQLPPTKVYPWVARTRHATAGVGLISPPPHHDIYSIEDLKQLIFDLKRANPGARVHVKLVSQSGIGAVAAGTAKALADVILVSGHDGGTGASPLNSLKHAGTPWELGLAETQQTLMLNGMRDRVVVQVDGQLKTGRDVIIGALLGAEEFGFATAPLVVSGCIMMRVCHLDTCPVGVATQNPVLRQRFNGKPEFVVNFMEFIAEEVREYLAELGFRSLDEAIGRSDLLDVNGAVNHWKANGLDLAPVLEGPVFAEDEPRRNTTAQLHELDEHFDVALIERAQDVIANGGEVTIDLPIRNTERAVGTLLGHHVTKERGENGLRSGSIVVNLTGSAGQSFGAFMPSGITLRLEGDSNDYVGKGLSGGQIVVRPPRGATFDASKNVIAGNVIGYGATLGTMFLRGVVGERFFVRNSGATAVVEGVGDHALEYMTGGLAVILGATGRNLGAGMSGGTAYVYRLDSKLVNREALASGELELGELGSGDAEILRDLLEQHVAETESTLAQALLDDFEAELANFVRVMPRDYAAVLETRQAAVAEGLDPDGDVVWNRILEVTGG, from the coding sequence ATGTACAACCCTGCCTTCGAGAAGGACGCCTGCGGACTGGCCATGGTCGCGACGCTGCGCGGCGAGGCCGGTCACGACATCATCGATCTGGCCCTGACGGCCCTTCGCAACCTCGAGCACCGGGGCGCGATCGGCTCGGACGCCGGCACCGGCGACGGTGCGGGCATCCTCACGCAGATGCCCGACGCGTTCCTGCGCGCGGTGGCCGGCTTCGAGCTGCCGCCGGTCGGCGAGTACGCCGCGGGCATGGTGTTCCTGCCCCGCGACGCCGACGCGCGCGCGGCCCAGAAGACGGGCATCGAGCGGATCGCGGCGTCCGAGGGCATGACCGTCCTGGGCTGGCGCGAGGTGCCGACCTCCGACGATCACCTGGGCAAGCTCGCCTTCGCGGCGCGCCCGGTCTTCGAGCAGGTCTTCGTGTCGCACCCGGCCTCGGGCGACCAGCCGGCCCTGTCGGGCATCGCGCTGGACCGGCGCGCCTATCGCCTGCGCACCCGTGCGCGCACCGAACTGGACGCGTACTTCGTGTCGCTGTCGGCGCGCACGCTCGGGTACAAGGGCATGGTCACGACGCTGCAGCTGGAGCCGTTCTACCCCGACCTGCAGGACGAGCGCTTCGCGTCGGAGCTCGCCGTCGTGCACTCCCGTTACTCGACCAACACGTTCCCGTCGTGGCCCCTCGCACAGCCGCTGCGCATGCTCGCGCACAACGGCGAGATCAACACCGTCAACGGCAACCGCAACTGGATGCGCGCGCGGCAGTCCCAGCTCCAGTCCGAGTTGCTCGGCGACATCCGCCCGCTGCTGCCGATCTGCACCACCGGCGCCAGCGACTCCGCGTCGTTCGACGAGGTGCTGGAGCTCCTCACGCTGACCGGCCGCAGCCTGCCGCACGCCATCATGATGATGGTGCCGGAGGCGTACGAGAAGCAGGCCGACATCGACCCGAAGCTGCGGGCGTTCTACGAGTTCCACTCCATGCAGATGGAGCCGTGGGACGGCCCCGCCGCGCTGATCTTCACCGACGGCACGCTCGTCGGCGCCACGCTCGACCGCAACGGCCTGCGTCCCGGGCGCTGGACGGAGACGACCGACGGCCTCATCGTCATCGGCAGTGAGACCGGCGTGCTGGACTTCGAGCCCGAGCGCATCAAGCGTCGCGGGCGTCTGCGCCCCGGCCGCATGTTCCTCGTCGACACGGCGCAGCGCCGCATCATCGAGGACGATGAGATCAAGGCGCAGCTCGCCGAGCAGGAGCCGTGGCAGGAGTGGCTCGACGCCGGGCGGGTGCGCCTCGCCGAGCTCCCGGAGCGCGAGCACATCGTGCACCCGATCGCCTCGATCACGCGCCGTCAGCGCACCTTCGGCTACACCGAGGAAGAGGTCAAGATCCTCCTGACCCCGATGGGTCAGAACGGTGCCGAGCCGCTCGGCGCGATGGGCTCCGACACCCCCGTCGCCGTGCTCAGCGAGCGCCCCCGCCTGCTGTTCGACTACTTCACGCAGCAGTTCGCGCAGGTCACGAACCCGCCGCTGGACTCGATCCGCGAGGAGGTCGTCACGTCGCTGGGCCTCGGGCTCGGTCCCGAGCGCAACCTCCTCGAGTGGGGCGCCGAGCACACGCGGGTCGTGACGCTCGACTTCCCGGTGATCGACAACGACGAGCTCGCCAAGATCCAGCACATCGACACCGCCCTTCCCGGCCGGACATCGGTCACGATCCGCGGCCTGTACCGCGTCGAGGCCGGTCACAAGGGCATGAAGAAGCGCCTCGAGCAGATGTGCCAGGAGGTCGACCAGGCGATCGAGGACGGCGCGGAGTTCATCGTGCTCTCCGACCGCGACTCCAACAAGGACCTCGCGCCCATCCCGTCGCTGCTCATGCTGGCCGCCGTGCACCACCACCTCATCCGCAAGGAGACGCGCATGAAGTGCGGCCTCGTGGTCGAGGCCGGCGACGTGCGCGAGGTGCACCACGTGGCGACGCTGATCGGATACGGCGCATCCGCCGTCAACCCGTACCTCGCCATGGAGACCGTCGAGTACCTGGTGCGCGCGGGCTTCATCACCGGGATCTCGCCCGAGAAGGCCGTCAAGAACCTCATCTACGCCCTCGGCAAGGGCGTCCTGAAGATCATGTCGAAGATGGGCATCTCGACCGTGTCGTCGTACGCGGGCGCGCAGGTCTTCGAGGCCGTCGGCCTGTCGCAGGACTTCGTCGACACGTACTTCACCGGCACCGAGTCCAAGCTCGGCGGCGTCGGGCTCGACGTCGTCGCGGCGGAGAACGCTGCGCGCCACACGTACGCCTACCCCGAGGATGCGGCCGTCCGCGCGCACGAGCGCCTGTGGACCGGCGGCGAGTACCAGTGGCGGCGCGACGGCTCGCCGCACCTGTTCAACCCCGACACGGTGTTCCGGCTGCAGCACTCGACGCGCACCCGCCGGTACGACATCTTCCGCGAGTACACGAAGCTGGTGGACGACCAGGCGAGCGAGCTCAAGACGCTGCGCGGGCTGTTCGCCCTCAAGACCGAGGGCCGTACGCCGGTGCCGATCGACGAGGTCGAGTCGGTCTCGTCGATCGTCAAGCGCTTCTCGACCGGGGCCATGAGCTACGGGTCGATCTCGCGCGAGGCGCACGAGACCCTGGCGATCGCGATGAACCGCATCGGCGGCAAGTCCAACACCGGCGAGGGTGGCGAAGACACCGACCGCCTGCTCGACCCGGAGCGCCGGAGTTCCATCAAGCAGGTCGCCTCGGGTCGCTTCGGCGTCACGAGCCTGTACCTCACCCAGGCCGACGACATCCAGATCAAGCTCGCGCAGGGCGCCAAGCCCGGCGAGGGCGGGCAGCTGCCGCCGACCAAGGTGTACCCGTGGGTCGCGCGCACCCGCCACGCGACCGCGGGCGTCGGCCTGATCTCGCCGCCGCCGCACCACGACATCTACTCGATCGAAGACCTGAAGCAGCTGATCTTCGACCTGAAGCGCGCCAACCCCGGCGCGCGGGTGCACGTGAAGCTCGTGAGCCAGTCGGGCATCGGCGCGGTCGCGGCCGGCACCGCCAAGGCGCTGGCCGACGTCATCCTGGTGTCGGGCCACGACGGCGGCACCGGCGCGAGCCCGCTCAACTCGCTCAAGCACGCCGGGACCCCGTGGGAGCTCGGGCTCGCCGAGACGCAGCAGACGCTCATGCTCAACGGCATGCGCGACCGTGTCGTCGTGCAGGTCGACGGCCAGCTCAAGACCGGCCGCGACGTCATCATCGGCGCCCTGCTCGGCGCCGAGGAGTTCGGCTTCGCGACGGCGCCCCTCGTGGTGTCGGGCTGCATCATGATGCGGGTCTGCCACCTCGACACCTGTCCCGTGGGCGTCGCGACGCAGAATCCGGTCCTGCGCCAGCGCTTCAACGGCAAGCCCGAGTTCGTCGTGAACTTCATGGAGTTCATCGCCGAAGAGGTGCGGGAGTACCTCGCCGAGCTCGGCTTCCGCTCGCTCGACGAGGCGATCGGTCGCAGCGACCTGCTCGACGTCAACGGCGCGGTCAACCACTGGAAGGCGAACGGCCTCGACCTCGCCCCGGTGCTCGAGGGCCCCGTCTTCGCCGAGGACGAGCCGCGCCGCAACACCACCGCGCAGCTGCACGAGCTCGATGAGCACTTCGACGTCGCGCTCATTGAGCGCGCTCAGGACGTCATCGCGAACGGCGGCGAGGTGACCATCGACCTGCCGATCCGCAACACCGAGCGCGCCGTCGGCACGCTCCTCGGTCACCACGTGACGAAGGAGCGCGGCGAGAACGGCCTCCGGTCGGGCAGCATCGTCGTGAACCTCACCGGGTCGGCGGGCCAGTCGTTCGGCGCATTCATGCCCTCGGGCATCACGCTGCGTCTCGAGGGCGACTCCAACGACTACGTCGGCAAGGGCCTCTCGGGCGGTCAGATCGTCGTGCGGCCGCCGCGCGGCGCCACCTTCGACGCGTCGAAGAACGTCATCGCGGGCAACGTGATCGGCTACGGCGCGACCCTGGGCACGATGTTCCTGCGCGGTGTGGTGGGCGAGCGCTTCTTCGTCCGCAACTCCGGTGCCACCGCGGTCGTGGAGGGCGTCGGAGACCACGCCCTCGAGTACATGACCGGCGGCCTCGCCGTCATCCTCGGCGCGACCGGACGCAACCTGGGCGCGGGGATGTCGGGTGGCACCGCCTACGTGTACCGGCTCGACAGCAAGCTCGTCAACCGCGAGGCGCTCGCCTCGGGCGAGCTGGAGCTCGGCGAACTCGGCTCGGGAGACGCGGAGATCCTCCGCGACCTGCTCGAGCAGCACGTCGCCGAGACCGAATCGACTCTCGCGCAGGCTCTCCTCGACGACTTCGAGGCCGAGCTGGCGAACTTCGTCAGGGTCATGCCGCGCGACTACGCCGCGGTGCTCGAGACCCGTCAGGCGGCCGTCGCGGAGGGTCTCGACCCCGACGGCGACGTCGTCTGGAACCGCATTCTGGAGGTGACGGGTGGCTGA
- a CDS encoding glutamate synthase subunit beta, translating into MADPKGFLKVTERELPSRRPVPVRIMDWKEVYEPGDGAVLRRQAGRCMDCGVPFCHKGCPLGNLIPEWNDLTWRGEGRAASERLHATNNFPEFTGRLCPAPCESSCVLGINQPAVTIKQVEVSIADEAFANGWIEPEPPGRLTGKTVAVVGSGPAGLAAAQQLTRAGHTVAVFERDDRIGGLLRYGIPDFKMEKKHLESRLRQMQDEGTRFRAGVEIGRDISWADLRARYDAVVIATGSTVPRELAIPGRDLAGVHFAMEYLVESNKAVAGDAVPNQITAEGKHVVVIGGGDTGADCIGTAHRHGALSVTNLAIGRRPPGERPEHQPWPMDPLVFEMQSAHEEGGERTYLASTVEFLANGAGEVRALRVAETEFVDGRRVPKSGTEREIPADLVLIAMGFTGPERALLEEQLGARFTERGNVRREDDYQTTAPGVFVAGDAGRGQSLIVWAIAEGRAAAASVDRFLMGETELPAPVRPTDVAIGLQPA; encoded by the coding sequence GTGGCTGACCCGAAAGGCTTTCTCAAGGTCACCGAGCGCGAGCTGCCCTCGCGGCGGCCGGTGCCGGTGCGCATCATGGACTGGAAAGAGGTCTATGAGCCGGGCGACGGTGCGGTGCTCCGGCGCCAGGCCGGGCGCTGCATGGACTGCGGCGTGCCGTTCTGCCACAAGGGCTGCCCGCTCGGCAACCTGATCCCGGAGTGGAACGACCTCACGTGGCGCGGCGAAGGCCGTGCCGCCAGCGAGCGTCTGCACGCGACGAACAACTTCCCGGAGTTCACGGGACGCCTGTGCCCGGCGCCCTGCGAGAGCTCGTGCGTCCTGGGCATCAACCAGCCGGCCGTGACGATCAAGCAGGTCGAGGTGTCGATCGCCGACGAGGCGTTCGCGAACGGCTGGATCGAGCCCGAGCCGCCGGGGCGCCTGACCGGCAAGACGGTCGCGGTCGTCGGATCCGGTCCCGCCGGACTCGCCGCCGCGCAGCAGCTCACCCGCGCCGGTCACACCGTGGCCGTGTTCGAGCGCGACGACCGCATCGGCGGACTCCTGCGCTACGGCATCCCGGACTTCAAGATGGAGAAGAAGCACCTCGAGTCGCGTCTTCGCCAGATGCAGGACGAGGGCACGCGGTTCCGCGCCGGTGTCGAGATCGGCCGCGACATCTCGTGGGCCGACCTCCGTGCCCGCTACGACGCGGTCGTCATCGCGACCGGCTCGACGGTGCCGCGCGAGCTGGCCATCCCCGGGCGTGACCTCGCCGGCGTGCACTTCGCCATGGAGTACCTCGTCGAGTCGAACAAGGCCGTCGCCGGCGATGCCGTGCCGAACCAGATCACGGCCGAGGGCAAACACGTCGTCGTGATCGGCGGCGGTGACACGGGCGCCGACTGCATCGGCACGGCCCACCGTCACGGCGCGCTGAGCGTGACGAACCTCGCGATCGGCCGCCGCCCTCCCGGCGAGCGTCCCGAGCACCAGCCGTGGCCGATGGACCCCCTCGTGTTCGAGATGCAGTCGGCTCACGAAGAGGGCGGCGAGCGCACCTACCTCGCCTCGACCGTCGAGTTCCTCGCGAACGGCGCGGGCGAGGTGCGCGCCCTGCGCGTGGCCGAGACCGAGTTCGTCGACGGCCGCCGCGTGCCCAAGAGCGGCACCGAGCGCGAGATCCCCGCCGACCTGGTGCTCATCGCGATGGGCTTCACCGGTCCCGAGCGCGCGCTCCTCGAGGAGCAGCTCGGCGCCCGCTTCACCGAGCGGGGCAACGTGCGCCGCGAGGACGACTACCAGACGACCGCCCCGGGCGTGTTCGTGGCCGGCGACGCCGGCCGCGGGCAGTCGCTCATCGTGTGGGCGATCGCCGAGGGACGTGCCGCCGCAGCCAGCGTCGACCGCTTCCTGATGGGGGAGACGGAGCTGCCTGCTCCGGTCCGCCCGACCGATGTCGCCATCGGCTTGCAGCCCGCGTAG
- the pyk gene encoding pyruvate kinase, whose translation MRRAKIVATLGPATSTYEMVRAIIDAGVDVARFNLSHGDYSVHDNNFANVRKAADDAGRAVAILVDLQGPKIRLGKFENGPHELAVGDIFKITTDDILGTKEIVSTTFKGLPNDVKPGDFLLIDDGKVRVEVVETDDTVVTTKVIVAGPVSNNKGINLPGVAVNVPALSEKDEADLRWGLRAGADLIALSFVRDAKDVQRVHVIMAEEGRHVPVIAKIEKPQAVDNLEEIIDAFDGIMVARGDLGVELPLEAVPIVQKRAVELCRRMAKPVIVATQMLESMIENPVPTRAETSDVANAVLDGADAVMLSGETSVGKYPVGVVETMARIVDSTEEHGLDRILPLTTKPRTQGGAITLAAMEVAEFVDAKFLCIFTESGDTARRMSRLRPRIPMIGFAPEPAIRRRMAITWGVQSTLVEHVAHTDLMFIQVDDYLLSNDLAKVGDKVVVISGSPPGIIGSTNDIRIHKVGDAVHGKAPIYKTRD comes from the coding sequence ATGAGACGCGCCAAGATCGTCGCCACCCTTGGGCCCGCCACGTCGACATATGAGATGGTCCGCGCGATCATCGATGCCGGCGTCGACGTCGCCCGCTTCAATCTGAGCCACGGGGACTACTCGGTCCACGACAACAACTTCGCCAACGTGCGCAAGGCCGCCGACGACGCGGGGCGAGCGGTCGCGATCCTCGTCGACCTGCAGGGTCCGAAGATCCGCCTCGGCAAGTTCGAGAACGGACCGCACGAGCTCGCGGTCGGCGACATCTTCAAGATCACCACCGACGACATCCTGGGCACCAAGGAGATCGTCAGCACCACGTTCAAGGGCCTCCCGAACGACGTCAAGCCGGGCGACTTCCTCCTGATCGACGACGGCAAGGTGCGCGTCGAGGTCGTCGAGACTGACGACACCGTCGTCACCACCAAGGTGATCGTCGCCGGCCCGGTCTCCAACAACAAGGGCATCAACCTCCCCGGCGTCGCCGTGAACGTGCCGGCGCTGTCCGAGAAGGACGAAGCCGACCTCCGCTGGGGCCTGCGCGCCGGCGCCGACCTCATCGCGCTGTCGTTCGTCCGCGACGCGAAGGACGTCCAGCGCGTCCACGTCATCATGGCCGAGGAGGGACGACACGTCCCGGTCATCGCCAAGATCGAGAAGCCCCAGGCGGTCGACAATCTCGAGGAGATCATCGACGCGTTCGACGGCATCATGGTCGCCCGTGGCGACCTGGGCGTCGAGCTGCCGCTCGAGGCCGTCCCGATCGTGCAGAAGCGCGCGGTGGAGCTCTGCCGCCGCATGGCGAAGCCCGTCATCGTCGCGACGCAGATGCTCGAGTCGATGATCGAGAACCCGGTCCCGACCCGCGCCGAGACGAGTGACGTGGCCAACGCCGTGCTCGACGGCGCGGACGCGGTCATGCTCTCGGGCGAGACCAGCGTCGGCAAGTACCCGGTCGGCGTCGTCGAGACCATGGCGCGCATCGTCGACTCCACCGAGGAGCACGGCCTGGACCGCATCCTGCCGCTCACGACGAAGCCGCGCACCCAGGGCGGCGCCATCACGCTGGCCGCGATGGAGGTCGCGGAGTTCGTCGACGCGAAGTTCCTCTGCATCTTCACCGAGTCGGGCGACACCGCCCGTCGCATGTCGCGGCTGCGCCCGCGCATCCCGATGATCGGCTTCGCACCCGAGCCGGCGATCCGTCGTCGCATGGCGATCACGTGGGGCGTGCAGTCGACGCTCGTCGAGCATGTCGCGCACACCGACCTGATGTTCATCCAGGTCGACGACTACCTGCTGTCGAACGACCTCGCGAAGGTCGGCGACAAGGTCGTCGTGATCTCGGGATCGCCTCCCGGGATCATCGGCTCCACGAACGACATCCGCATCCACAAGGTGGGCGATGCGGTGCACGGCAAGGCGCCGATCTACAAGACACGGGACTGA
- a CDS encoding SHOCT domain-containing protein has translation MFFGDFWWFLLWSFYFIAYLYVVIVIITDLFRDENLNGWLKALWIIALVFVPFLTAIVYIIARGKGMAARAQAARGGVVPESDDYHPAASSSPAEDIAKAKALLDAGTISQGEFDALKSKALGHQYFGA, from the coding sequence ATGTTCTTCGGTGACTTCTGGTGGTTCCTGCTGTGGAGCTTCTACTTCATCGCCTACCTGTACGTGGTGATCGTGATCATCACGGACCTGTTCCGCGACGAGAACCTCAACGGCTGGCTCAAGGCGCTGTGGATCATCGCCCTCGTGTTCGTGCCGTTCCTCACGGCGATCGTCTACATCATCGCCCGCGGCAAGGGGATGGCCGCCCGTGCCCAGGCCGCCCGCGGGGGAGTCGTGCCCGAGTCCGACGACTACCACCCGGCCGCATCGTCGAGCCCGGCGGAGGACATCGCGAAAGCGAAGGCCCTCCTCGACGCCGGCACGATCTCTCAGGGCGAGTTCGACGCCCTCAAGAGCAAGGCGCTCGGCCACCAGTACTTCGGCGCGTAA
- a CDS encoding ABC transporter permease, with translation MTAHTIRDTAVLTSRSLRHILRSPDTIITTAVTPIALMLLFVYVFGGAIDTGTLTTGSYIDYMLPGILLITIASGIAYTAYRLFLDMQGGIFERFQSLPIARSGVLWAHVLTSLVSIMVSLAVVIGVALLMGFRTGAGFGAWLGVIGMLVLFTVALTWLAVIAGLSAKTVDGASAFSYPLIFLPFISSAFVPTESMPGPVQWFAENQPVTSIVDTMRALFAGEPVGSDIWVAMAWLVGILVVGYVISMSIYRKKIS, from the coding sequence ATGACCGCTCACACCATCCGCGACACCGCGGTTCTGACCAGCCGGTCGCTGCGGCACATCCTGCGCAGCCCCGACACCATCATCACCACCGCGGTCACCCCGATCGCCCTGATGCTGCTGTTCGTCTACGTCTTCGGCGGGGCGATCGACACGGGCACCCTCACCACGGGGTCGTACATCGACTACATGCTGCCCGGCATCCTGCTCATCACGATCGCCTCCGGCATCGCGTACACGGCGTACCGGCTGTTCCTCGACATGCAGGGCGGGATCTTCGAGCGCTTCCAGTCGCTGCCCATCGCACGGTCGGGAGTGCTCTGGGCGCATGTGCTGACCTCGCTCGTGTCGATCATGGTCTCCCTGGCCGTCGTGATCGGCGTGGCGCTGCTCATGGGCTTCCGCACGGGCGCCGGCTTCGGCGCCTGGCTGGGGGTCATCGGCATGCTCGTCCTGTTCACGGTGGCGCTCACGTGGCTCGCGGTGATCGCGGGACTGTCGGCGAAGACGGTGGACGGCGCGAGTGCGTTCTCGTATCCGCTCATCTTCCTCCCGTTCATCAGCTCCGCCTTCGTCCCGACCGAGAGCATGCCGGGACCTGTGCAGTGGTTCGCCGAGAACCAGCCGGTGACCTCGATCGTCGACACGATGCGCGCACTGTTCGCGGGTGAGCCCGTCGGCAGCGACATCTGGGTCGCGATGGCGTGGCTGGTCGGCATCCTGGTCGTCGGCTACGTGATCTCGATGTCGATCTATCGCAAGAAGATCAGCTGA
- a CDS encoding ATP-binding cassette domain-containing protein: MTTDTAIKVQGLERSYKDLHVLRGVDFEVARGSIFALLGSNGAGKTTVVRILATLLKADAGTAAVAGFDVVAQAQKVRETISLTGQFAAVDEVLTGRENLVLIAQLRHLPDPGGIADGLLARFSLTEAGSRRASTYSGGMRRRLDIAMSLIGNPPVIFLDEPTTGLDPAARIEVWDAVKELTRGGTTVLLTTQYLDEAEQLADRIAILHKGRIIVNGTLQELKKLLPPAKVEYVEKQPSLEDVYFALTGEEEPAEPGDAEAGAPTTRKEGR, from the coding sequence ATGACTACCGACACCGCCATCAAGGTCCAGGGGCTCGAGAGATCGTACAAGGACCTGCACGTGCTGCGCGGCGTCGACTTCGAGGTGGCGCGCGGAAGCATCTTCGCGCTCCTCGGATCGAACGGCGCCGGCAAGACCACGGTCGTGCGGATCCTGGCGACGCTTCTCAAGGCGGATGCCGGCACGGCAGCCGTCGCGGGGTTCGACGTCGTCGCCCAGGCGCAGAAGGTGCGTGAGACCATCAGCCTCACCGGCCAGTTCGCCGCTGTCGACGAGGTCCTGACCGGACGCGAGAACCTGGTGCTCATCGCCCAGCTGCGGCACCTCCCCGACCCCGGCGGGATCGCCGACGGGCTCCTCGCCCGTTTCTCGCTCACCGAGGCCGGCTCCCGCAGGGCGTCGACCTACTCCGGTGGCATGCGCCGCCGGCTCGACATCGCGATGAGCCTCATCGGCAACCCGCCGGTGATCTTCCTGGACGAGCCGACGACCGGCCTCGACCCGGCGGCGCGCATCGAAGTGTGGGACGCCGTCAAGGAGCTCACCCGCGGCGGCACGACCGTGCTGCTGACGACGCAGTATCTGGACGAGGCCGAGCAGCTCGCCGACCGCATCGCGATCCTCCACAAGGGGCGCATCATCGTCAACGGCACCCTGCAGGAGCTCAAGAAGCTGCTGCCGCCCGCGAAGGTCGAGTACGTCGAGAAGCAGCCGAGCCTCGAGGACGTGTACTTCGCGCTGACCGGCGAGGAAGAGCCCGCAGAACCCGGAGACGCCGAGGCCGGCGCTCCCACGACACGGAAGGAAGGACGATGA
- a CDS encoding DUF1048 domain-containing protein — translation MAAKWYEIVTGSLEQKKQYRQYKARIEALPEPYRAAAKALDRYFMYSGGMTDGDTMMQMLSDSADLWERAAADGTPVRDIVGDEPSTFAEDFTAAYSGKQWIDKERARLNKAIDEAEKGEGK, via the coding sequence ATGGCCGCCAAGTGGTACGAGATCGTCACCGGCTCGCTCGAGCAGAAGAAGCAGTACCGGCAGTACAAGGCGCGCATCGAGGCTCTCCCCGAGCCCTACCGCGCAGCCGCCAAGGCGCTGGATCGGTACTTCATGTACTCCGGCGGGATGACCGACGGCGACACGATGATGCAGATGCTCAGCGACTCGGCGGATCTCTGGGAGCGCGCCGCAGCAGACGGCACGCCCGTGCGCGACATCGTCGGCGACGAGCCCTCGACATTCGCCGAGGACTTCACCGCCGCGTACTCCGGCAAGCAGTGGATCGACAAGGAGCGCGCTCGCCTGAACAAGGCGATCGACGAGGCAGAGAAGGGAGAAGGGAAATGA
- a CDS encoding PadR family transcriptional regulator, whose product MGKQETEMLKGTLEGIVLAILSGRSAYGYEITSWLRDQGFSDIAEGTVYALLVRVEQRGLVDVEKVPSEKGPPRKVYSLNTQGREQLAEFWRTWSFLAERIEQLHHQNADNEPHNLKEEN is encoded by the coding sequence ATGGGCAAGCAGGAGACCGAGATGCTCAAGGGCACGCTGGAGGGGATCGTCCTGGCGATCCTGTCCGGCCGGTCCGCTTACGGGTACGAGATCACCTCGTGGCTGCGCGACCAGGGCTTCTCAGACATCGCCGAAGGCACGGTGTACGCCCTGCTGGTCAGGGTCGAGCAGCGCGGCCTCGTCGACGTCGAGAAGGTCCCTTCGGAGAAGGGTCCGCCGCGAAAGGTGTACTCCCTCAACACGCAGGGCCGCGAGCAGCTCGCGGAGTTCTGGAGGACATGGAGCTTCCTCGCAGAACGCATCGAACAGCTCCACCACCAGAACGCAGACAACGAACCCCACAACCTGAAGGAAGAGAACTGA
- a CDS encoding response regulator, with protein sequence MVTEQEQPAASTASTPRRVVVAEDESLIRLDIVEILRDNGFDVVGEAGDGETAVALATELRPDLVIMDVKMPQLDGISAAEKLSKNHIAPVVLLTAFSQKELVERASEAGALAYVVKPFTPNDLLPAIEIALARYEQIITLEAEVADMVERFETRKLVDRAKGLLNEKMGLSEPEAFRWIQKASMDRRLTMQDVAKAIIEQLAPKKG encoded by the coding sequence ATGGTGACTGAGCAGGAGCAGCCCGCCGCATCGACGGCATCCACCCCCCGCCGCGTCGTGGTCGCCGAGGACGAGTCGCTCATCCGACTCGACATCGTCGAGATCCTCCGCGACAACGGCTTCGACGTGGTCGGAGAGGCAGGAGACGGTGAGACCGCGGTGGCGCTGGCCACCGAACTGCGCCCCGATCTGGTGATCATGGACGTGAAGATGCCGCAGCTCGACGGCATCTCGGCCGCTGAGAAGCTCAGCAAGAACCACATCGCCCCGGTCGTGCTGCTGACCGCCTTCAGCCAGAAGGAGCTCGTCGAGCGCGCGAGCGAGGCGGGCGCCCTCGCCTACGTCGTCAAGCCGTTCACGCCGAACGACCTGCTGCCGGCCATCGAGATCGCCCTCGCCCGCTACGAGCAGATCATCACGCTCGAGGCCGAGGTCGCCGACATGGTCGAGCGCTTCGAGACCCGCAAGCTCGTCGACCGGGCCAAGGGCCTGCTCAACGAGAAGATGGGGCTCAGCGAGCCCGAGGCCTTCCGCTGGATCCAGAAGGCCTCGATGGACCGCCGCCTCACGATGCAGGACGTCGCCAAGGCGATCATCGAGCAGCTCGCGCCCAAGAAGGGCTGA